One Rosa chinensis cultivar Old Blush chromosome 3, RchiOBHm-V2, whole genome shotgun sequence DNA window includes the following coding sequences:
- the LOC112193758 gene encoding heavy metal-associated isoprenylated plant protein 34, which produces MNKQDFMKIQSCVLRVNIHCDGCKQKVKKLVQKIDGVFTTSIDAEQGKVTVTGNVDPATIIKKLEKSGKHAELWGGGGGQKGNSQAQQFNPNQFKNMSMENHGKGGKDNGSNKAQKSGGGGNQQKGNNVQQQIQQQQQMMKGAKVMMPTKEQNKSVKFTLPAEEEFSDGEFDDEFDDDDYDDEEFDDEDYEDDEEEGLNHGHGHGHGHQLPPNKMMMMPGMGVNGPQGPYGKMMPVMGNNGHGPHGPGGMVNMNAMGGKKLGGGGGGGGGGGSVKKGEVIDFPMQGMKGMGGNKEKKDGKGGKKGGGDDEKGKSKKKSKGGKDGKGGKDKSEGKKGGLLGWLSRSTSKKESDGNHKGGKGGKKGGDKYDDFMEIDVMNHKKGGKEGKESNKESKGSKEGKGSKGGKGGGGNGGDVHQMGQKGQAGQMGHMGQMGNMGQMGHMGQMRPMGQMGRGGQNMGQMGNYPMGSMGQMGNVPAVQGLPAPGMMNGGGGGGYYQGMGNAGNPYTQQQLQQLQQQQQQLQQQQYMAMMMNQQQQQQRANANDMYQPMMYARPQPPMNYMPHQPMPSAAPSEPYTNFFSDENANSCSVM; this is translated from the exons ATGAATAAGCAAGACTTCATGAAGATTCAG AGCTGTGTTCTCAGAGTGAACATTCACTGTGACGGTTGTAAGCAGAAAGTTAAGAAATTGGTGCAGAAAATTGATG GTGTGTTTACTACTAGTATAGATGCAGAGCAAGGCAAAGTGACTGTCACAGGAAACGTAGATCCAGCCACAATCATCAAGAAGCTTGAAAAGTCAGGCAAACATGCAGAGCtttggggaggaggaggaggacagaaGGGTAATTCCCAAGCCCAGCAGTTCAACCCCAACCAGTTCAAGAACATGTCAATGGAGAATCATGGCAAAGGGGGAAAAGACAATGGTAGTAACAAGGCTCAGaagagtggtggtggtggaaacCAACAGAAGGGCAATAATGTCCAGCAACAAATTCAGCAGCAACAGCAGATGATGAAAGGGGCTAAGGTGATGATGCCAACGAAGGAGCAGAACAAGTCTGTTAAGTTCACTTTGCCTGCTGAGGAGGAGTTCAGTGATGGTGAGTTTGATGATGagtttgatgatgatgattatgaTGATGAGGAGTTTGATGATGAGGATTATGAAGATGATGAGGAAGAAGGGCTTAACCATGGTCATGGCCATGGCCATGGACATCAGTTACCACCCaacaagatgatgatgatgcctGGTATGGGTGTAAATGGGCCACAAGGGCCTTATGGGAAGATGATGCCTGTGATGGGTAATAATGGACATGGGCCACACGGGCCGGGTGGGATGGTCAATATGAATGCTATGGGCGGCAAGAAGTTAGGTGGTGGaggcggtggtggtgggggAGGAGGGTCTGTCAAGAAAGGTGAGGTTATTGATTTCCCTATGCAAGGGATGAAGGGTATGGGTGGaaataaggaaaagaaggatGGCAAGGGAGGAAAGAAAGGGGGAGGTGATGATGAGAAGGGCAAGAGCAAGAAAAAGAGCAAGGGGGGTAAAGATGGTAAAGGAGGTAAAGACAAAAGTGAGGGTAAAAAGggtgggttgcttgggtggctTAGCAGAAGCACCAGTAAAAAAGAGAGTGATGGAAACCACAAGGGGGGCAAGGGAGGTAAAAAAGGTGGTGACAAGTATGATGATTTCATGGAAATTGATGTCATGAATCATAAGAAAGGAGGCAAAGAAGGTAAAGAAAGCAACAAGGAAAGCAAAGGAAGCAAAGAAGGCAAAGGAAGCAAAGGAGGCAAAGGTGGTGGTGGCAATGGCGGAGATGTTCATCAAATGGGTCAAAAGGGCCAGGCAGGTCAGATGGGTCATATGGGCCAAATGGGCAATATGGGTCAGATGGGCCATATGGGGCAGATGAGGCCAATGGGCCAAATGGGGCGTGGAGGTCAGAATATGGGCCAGATGGGTAACTACCCAATGGGCAGTATGGGTCAGATGGGCAATGTGCCTGCAGTACAAGGACTACCTGCACCGGGGATGATGaacggtggcggtggcggtggctaTTATCAAGGGATGGGAAATGCCGGAAATCCCTATACTCAACAGCAGCTCCAGCAACTCCAGCAACAGCAACAACAGCTCCAGCAGCAGCAATATATGGCTATGATGATGAACcagcaacagcagcagcaaAGGGCTAATGCGAATGACATGTACCAACCCATGATGTATGCGCGGCCACAGCCACCGATGAACTACATGCCCCATCAGCCAATGCCTTCAGCAGCGCCATCTGAGCCTTACACTAACTTCTTCAGTGATGAGAATGCCAACAGTTGCAGCGTCATGTAA